The Armatimonadota bacterium region CTGGACAGCTTTCGCGGCGAAGCACAACTGCGCACATGGCTCATCCGTATCGGCGTGCATCTGGCGATAGACCACGTGAAGCGTAAAAAGGCGCATCCTGAAGTATCACTGGATTGGGACGTGGGCGGTGGGTATGCAGATATCGACCCGCACGCCGCAGCAGAACGCAACGAACTGCGCGAAACGGTGCGCAAGGCGATAGATGCCCTGCCTCCCCACCATCGCGCGGTCATTGTGTTGCGAGATATGGAAGGAATGGACTATTCAGAGATGGCGCAGGCGTTAGGGTGCAGTGTGGGTAGCGTGAAACTGCGCCTGTTCCGTGCCCGACGACTGCTCAAGCAACGACTGGAAGTGCTTCTGGGGGGATCACGATGAGACGGCTCCTGTGCCGATGGGTAGAATACTACCTCGCTCTGAGCGAGGACGACATAGAACGTGGTTTGCCCGGCTGGGTGCGTCGACACCTGCAGGTGTGTGCGCACTGTCAGGCGGAGGCGCGCGTTTACCGCCGTACGCGCGAGGTGGTGCGCCAGTATGCCAGCCTGCTACCCGATGCGCCTGCCGGTGGTTGGCAGCCGTTGCAGGTGCGCGGAGAAGCGAAGCAGCGCGGTTTTCCGTTGCAGATAGCGCTGGTTCCTGTGGCGGTGGCGGTAGTCGCGTGGATTGGCTTGGCGATGTGGCAGAGGGTTTCGCCGCCCACCGATGACGGGCAAACCGCTCCTGCGGTCGTGCAGAACGTCATCCCGCCGCATCTGGACGCAGCCATGCCGGAGAAGAATCCTGCTGCTCCAACGACTATTCCTTCCCAGAAAGGCGGTAAGCCCAAGCAGGAACCGTCCAGGCAGCCCGCTGCACCGGAACAAGCCAAACCTGCTCCTGCGCCGCGTCAAACGCCTTCGACACCGGTGCATCGCCCGCCGAAGCGCATCCTGATTGCGGCTCAGCCCGTGGCGCAGAACGTGCAGGAAACGCTAGCTCCACCCGTTGCGGAGTCGTTGCCCGAACCGGAAGTGCCTGTACAGCCGGTGCTGGCGGAAGCGTCTCCTCCTTCGACACACCATATACCGGAAGCTTTTGTGGTGCAACCAGCCTATGCCGCTGCGGCAGGTGGAGTGGAGTAAAGGGGGACGTGCCATGCGGTTGCTGTTATCCTTTCTGTGGCTGCTTCTCATGACCAGTACCGTCTGGGCACAAGGTGTGCTGGACTCTTTGGAGCGCGAGATGACCACGCTGGCGCGTAAAGTGCAGAACGCGGTGGTCGCCGTGGAAGGAGGCGCACTGGCACCTCCGGGCTCCTCTCCCTCCGCTTTCTGGACAAGACCCGAGAACGAACCGACACGCCGGATGCTGGAAACGTTTCGGTTGTTTAACCTGCCCAATCCCATCACCCGCAAGGGCAGTGGTTTTATCGTGGACAGGGAGTGGGTACTGACCAGCGCGGATGTGGTACGGGGAGCGGAGCAGTGCGTGGTGCGCCTTGCAGACGGGAGCAAGCTGATGGGCAGGGTGGTGAGTATCGATGATGTGACCAATCTGGCAATGGTGAAAGTACCTGCCTTGTCTCTGCCCCCTTTGCCGCTGGGCGACTCGGACAGGATAGAGCAGGGTAACCTGGTGCTTTGTATGGGCACGCTGGGTGGTTACGAACGGTCACTTGCGTTGTGTGTGGTCGCAGGGAAGGAGCGCACGGGAGTCATCGGTCAACAGCAGTTCCTCTCGAACCTGATACAGATTTCTGGCGCGATTGGGGCAGGAAGCAGTGGGGCGCCGGTCGTGAATTCGCGAGGAGAAGTTGTTGGGGTCATCGTCGCGAGTATTGCGCCAGGCATGCTTTTTCGCCCGCCCGATACAGCGGATAGCAGGCGAGCCGGCACCACCGCGCCCTCTCTGGGCACTGCAGTAGACATGTCGTTGCTGGGAACAACAGGCGGCGCACTGGCGGTGCCGATTAACGATGTCAAAGCAGTGCTGGACGATATGCGGGCGGGCAGATTGCGCCGTCCCTTCCTGGGCATCATGCCTGCGGACCGCGATGGTGCGGAGGGTGCGGAAGTGGTGCGCGTAGTGCCTAATAGTCCCGCAGCCCGGGCAGGCATCCGTCTGGGAGATGTGATCCTGTCCCTGAACAATGTGCCTGTGCGGCGCGCTGCCGATGTCACCAGCATCTTGCGGCGGATGAAACCCGGCGATAAGATACAGATAGATATCCAGCGTGGCTCACAACGGCTGCGGATCACCGTCCCACTCGGTGAGAGGGCAAATACACCGCCATGATGTACCGAATACACACTATTGGCACCATTGAAGAGACCATTGCGCCCTCCTTTACCCTGCCTTCGGCGCACGACGGAAAATCGGTCTCCTTATGGTCATTCCGACAGAGGCAGCCGGTCGGCATCGTGTTCGTTCCTCAACCAGGGGACGTATCCGCTGTACTGGAAGCCATCAGCACGTTACTGCGCGACTTCCGCAACACGGGCGCCGCCCCGCTGGTGATAGTGCGCGAACCGCTTTCTAAGGCACCACACGCACCGATTGTACTCGTAGATCGCGAGGGCGATGCCTTCCGTCGATACGAGTGCGCAGAAGAAGCACTCTGCCTGTTCGGTCTAGACCGCTACGGAGCGGTGGTGCATCGTTCTACTTGTGAGGTAGCGCAACTGGAATCCGCACTGCGTCAACTGTTAGACGCCATCGAGTTCTCCGAAATGAAGTGCCCCGAATGAGGAGTATGATGTACTGCGCCGGTTGGCGCAGCCACATGACCCACAGGCACGACAGGAATCCTGAACTCCTATGCGGAATCTCATCCACGCGCTCACGCTTGTTGACAGGAGGATACACCCAACGATGCAGCGCGTCTGGATCCCTGATACCTCCCTGAACGTCTCCAGACTCTGCCTGGGCACGGGCGTCTTTGGTGCGCGAATCAAGGGCGATAACGCTACCCAGGTGGTGGAAGAGTACCTGCGCCTCGGCGGGAACTTTCTGGATACCGCCCACTGTTATGCCTTCTGGGAACCAGAAGGCGAGGCGGGTTGTAGTGAGCGTGAATTGGGCAGGATCCTGCGCGATCTGGGCGTGCGTGAGCAGGTAGTGCTGGCAACCAAAGGGGCACACCCCGATGGAGGACCCAAATACCCACGTCCCGCTCGCTACCTGTCTCCAGAAGTAATGACGCAGGACATCGCCGAGAGCCTGCAACGCCTGCAGGTGGATACCATAGACCTCTACTACCTGCATCGTGACGACTCGCGCGTGCCTGTAGATGAAATCGTCGACGCCCTGAATGAGCACATCCGGGCGGGGCACATTCGCTACCTCGGTGCGAGTAACTGGCGCACCGAACGCATCGAACAGGCGAACCGCTATGCTGCCCAGCGCGGCTTGCAGGGGTTCGTCATTTCGCAGGTGCAGTGGAGTCTGGCAGCCCCCAACTGGCAGATGGGCGAAGACCCCACAGTGCGCTACGTCACCCCCGAAGATGCGGAATGGTACGCGCAGGCAGGTATTCCTATCGCCGCCTACACCAGCACCGCGCAGGGCTACTTCGCGGGCACGTCAAAAGGCGAAGAGCAATTCGGGCACAACCCTGTGAACGCCGCCCGACGCGAACGTGCCCTTCAGCTGGCGCAACAGCTGGGTGTCACGCCGACGCAGGTGGCACTGGCATGGCTGCTGCACCAGAAACCGCTGACCATCCCCATCTTCATGACGGGTAATCTGCAACACCTGCGCGAGTGTATGTCAGCCGCAGAGGTGCGGCTGACACCCGAACAGGTACGGTGGCTCGTAGAGGGAGATTGAAGCTCTCGCAAAGATACGATCACAGAAAGCAGAGGGTGAACTTCCACCCTGAGGTTTCAAACTGCATCAGCAGGAAAAAGCGAAAAGATATCGAAGATGCTCTGTAAGTAAGTATAACGACATTGTTACTCTTTGTCAGTGTCCAGGAAGGAGGCGGAACAGGATGCGCACAGCAGAGAGGCTGTGGCGCCAACGGGTTTGCGCAGTCTTCCGCAGGAGCGGGGTCAGTTGCAACGATATCGAAGACCTCTGTCAAGAGGTTGCCATATCCTATTTCCGAATTAGGGGAGTAGCACCATGGGACGACATCCCCGCTCAACCCTATCTGGTAGCACACCTTCCGACTGGTGTTATCGTGACATGTCCACTACAAGGCAGCGACTTCACGACACCGGACCAGTGGTGCCAACGTGTGGTGAATAGCGACTGCGATGGATGGCTGGGCTGCCGTGCTGATTACCTGCGCCAGCGCAACAAGTGCTGGTGGGATATGGAGACGGGGTACTATTTGGTCACCTGTGGACAGTGGCGACCTTGGGATTGCTGTTACGAGCAAGAGGCGACTCCTGAACCTCCTTGCCCACGCAACCGATACCAGATATACTGCGTACCGAACACACCGCAGCAGTGCCCGTAGTTTAGGAGAGGAAAGGGTATATGAAAGGTATCACGAACTCGCGCAGTATAGAGGGAGGATTATGGGCGCTGCTTGCGGGCATGGTCGGGCAGTACGGGGGTTACATTGCCTTGCGATTGTCCCAGATCCTCAAGGATTGGCTGATTGCGGTGGTCTCTCATCAGCCACGTGCCTTTGCCGAAGTGCCGGTAGGCTTCGTTCTGGTGCCCCCTCCTCATATCTGGAATGTCGCAGCCGTTGTAGGAGTAGTCATCGGCTTGGTAGCCTACTGGATACATACCTCACCTTTAGACTCCTCGGCTCGAAAGCGAAGAAAGCGGTGGTTCAATGTCGCCGTCGTTGCTGCAGGAATACTTTTGGGGCGTGGATTGAATTTCATCTCTGACTGGCACATTCTGCTGATGGCTTTGGATGACCTCGTCTCGCTGGTCGTTGCTTTATGGCTTACGTGGACGCTCATCGGTTTCACTGATATGTTGACTCGGAGGCTGGATAGATGAATCGCGCAGCATTTACTCTTCTGGAACTGCTCATAGTGATAGCCATCATCGCTGGTCTCGCGGCTCTCCTGCTGTCAGTACTGGCAAGGACGAGACAGCATTCGCTTTCCGTCCCATGCACAAGTAACCTGCGTCAGCTTCAGCTCGCATGGAAGATATACGTTGAAGACTACGAGGGCGAGTACCCGTCGATGATCGGTCAGATATTCCCTTACGTACGCAATAAGCAAGTTTTTGTGTGTCCTCTTGATCATTTCGGGGGAGCTTCCCCGCACGCTACCCGCCGCCTGTCCAGTCCTGTGAGCTACTTCTATCTGCTGAGCGATGACGTCAACTCCCCAAGGCACATTGAGATATTGCGTCGGTACGACGCCAACCATACAGTGTTTTACTGCGTTCTGCACGGCACGCCATGCGGAGCATCGGGACTGGGTTTTGCCAAGAACTCCTATGAAGGCAAGGTTCTTGGCGTGAAAGTGGATGGCAGTGTGCGTACCAAACAGGTAGGGTTTCGTTGCTTCCGACTGCCAGATGGCACTTACCTAGTGAACCGCCCCCCTTGGGATTACGCAAGCGACGTGCCTTGTCCCCAAGAGCAGCTACGCATGTTCTGCGGAGTGCCAGACGAGTATACACAGGAGATAGAGTGTCCTTGTGGGCAAGTACGTCGGTAATTCCACATCCAGAGCGGATGTGTGCAGGCAAAGCCTAAAGCATCCTTCGCACCTCTGTGTCTTCGTATGAGAGAAGAAAGCATCGCGATTGACTCCCGTCTTGTTTATCCAGTACAATCTGCGCGGGGGAAAAGAAGGAGGCTTCCCAATGAACTATAAACGTCTGGGCAAAACGGGGCTGTGGGTTTCGGAACTGTGCATGGGCTGTATGACCTTTGGCGGGGAGGCGGACGAGCAGACCTCCATCGCCATGGTAGAGCGGTGTCTGGACGCAGGCATCAACTTCTTCGACACCGCCAACGTGTACACAGGCGGACGCTCGGAACAGATTCTGGGCAAAGCGTTGCGCCCGCACCGCGAGAAGGTGGTCATCGCTACCAAAGTGCGCGCCCGTGTCGCGGAGGGTCCCAACGGCGAGGGGCTGTCGCGTTATCATATCCTGCAGCAGGTGGAAGCCAGCCTGCGCCGCCTGCAAACCGACGTGATTGACCTCTATCAGGTGCATTCGTGGGATGAGAACACGCCCTTAGAGGAGACGCTGAGCACACTCAACGACCTGGTGCGGCAAGGCAAGGTGCGCTATATCGGTTGCTCTAACTTCGCTGCATGGCAGCTGTGCAAAGCGCTGTGGCTCAGCGATAAGCACGACTGGGCGCGGTTTGACAGCATCCAGCCGCGTTACAACCTGATTGACCGCGTGATAGAGATGGAGCTGTTGCCTCTGTGCCAGACGGAGGGCGTGGGCGTGATGGTTTATAGTCCACTGGCGGGCGGCATTCTGACGGGCAAGTATCGTCCAGGCGAGCCACCGCCTCCCGGCACCCGCGCCGCTGAGAATAAGTGGTTTCTGGAACGCAGGGCGCAGCCGCATAACATTGAACGGGCACAACGTATTGTGGAGGTGCTGAAGAGGTTTGACCGCCCGCTGGTGCAGACCGCCATCGCGTGGACGGTCAGCAACCCGGCGGTGACCTGCGCCATTATCGGCGCGCGCCACATGGAGCAGCTGAACCTGATTTTGGACGGTTGGAGCGGACCACTACCGCCGGAGGAGAAAGCGATCCTGGACGAGGCGAGTGCGCTACCGCCTT contains the following coding sequences:
- the algU gene encoding RNA polymerase sigma factor RpoE — encoded protein: MDARVWEWRVATGEHPRQEGEQQLIERCRAGDMEAFGTLWQQHRTAVFRSILGIVGNPQDAEDLTQDAFLRAYRALDSFRGEAQLRTWLIRIGVHLAIDHVKRKKAHPEVSLDWDVGGGYADIDPHAAAERNELRETVRKAIDALPPHHRAVIVLRDMEGMDYSEMAQALGCSVGSVKLRLFRARRLLKQRLEVLLGGSR
- a CDS encoding 2-alkenal reductase, yielding MRLLLSFLWLLLMTSTVWAQGVLDSLEREMTTLARKVQNAVVAVEGGALAPPGSSPSAFWTRPENEPTRRMLETFRLFNLPNPITRKGSGFIVDREWVLTSADVVRGAEQCVVRLADGSKLMGRVVSIDDVTNLAMVKVPALSLPPLPLGDSDRIEQGNLVLCMGTLGGYERSLALCVVAGKERTGVIGQQQFLSNLIQISGAIGAGSSGAPVVNSRGEVVGVIVASIAPGMLFRPPDTADSRRAGTTAPSLGTAVDMSLLGTTGGALAVPINDVKAVLDDMRAGRLRRPFLGIMPADRDGAEGAEVVRVVPNSPAARAGIRLGDVILSLNNVPVRRAADVTSILRRMKPGDKIQIDIQRGSQRLRITVPLGERANTPP
- a CDS encoding aldo/keto reductase translates to MQRVWIPDTSLNVSRLCLGTGVFGARIKGDNATQVVEEYLRLGGNFLDTAHCYAFWEPEGEAGCSERELGRILRDLGVREQVVLATKGAHPDGGPKYPRPARYLSPEVMTQDIAESLQRLQVDTIDLYYLHRDDSRVPVDEIVDALNEHIRAGHIRYLGASNWRTERIEQANRYAAQRGLQGFVISQVQWSLAAPNWQMGEDPTVRYVTPEDAEWYAQAGIPIAAYTSTAQGYFAGTSKGEEQFGHNPVNAARRERALQLAQQLGVTPTQVALAWLLHQKPLTIPIFMTGNLQHLRECMSAAEVRLTPEQVRWLVEGD
- a CDS encoding aldo/keto reductase translates to MNYKRLGKTGLWVSELCMGCMTFGGEADEQTSIAMVERCLDAGINFFDTANVYTGGRSEQILGKALRPHREKVVIATKVRARVAEGPNGEGLSRYHILQQVEASLRRLQTDVIDLYQVHSWDENTPLEETLSTLNDLVRQGKVRYIGCSNFAAWQLCKALWLSDKHDWARFDSIQPRYNLIDRVIEMELLPLCQTEGVGVMVYSPLAGGILTGKYRPGEPPPPGTRAAENKWFLERRAQPHNIERAQRIVEVLKRFDRPLVQTAIAWTVSNPAVTCAIIGARHMEQLNLILDGWSGPLPPEEKAILDEASALPPLN